The following are from one region of the Paenalkalicoccus suaedae genome:
- a CDS encoding type III polyketide synthase, with amino-acid sequence MVMIANVGIAEAPYSYTQEQVKQAIAPIFEEAVGTKKAERLLRVFDDNGMETRQFVEPLENIQQNRSFATKNAIYHDAAFTLAKNAIEATVPTALMGEIDAIICVTSTGIQTPSLDVRLINELPLHFQIQRMPLWGLGCAGGAIGMSRAYDYCKAHPHAKVLLVTVECCSTTYTPQDLTKSNLIGTCLFGDGAACAVLGGDLADWSKWELPTSTPTILKTASFLLPESEDVMGWGVEEDGLRVIFSKDIPGIVQSFMPGVLHAFGYSFDHLVAHPGGRKVLDAFEEALQVTPEQTKPAREVLKRHGNMSSPTVLFVLKELLESKGSGLMVAMGPGFCAEILALEWRETVR; translated from the coding sequence ATGGTCATGATAGCAAATGTTGGAATAGCAGAAGCCCCATACTCCTACACACAGGAGCAGGTGAAGCAGGCAATCGCGCCGATCTTTGAAGAAGCGGTCGGAACCAAAAAGGCAGAACGTCTCCTCCGTGTCTTTGACGACAATGGCATGGAGACAAGACAGTTTGTTGAACCGCTTGAAAATATCCAGCAGAATCGAAGCTTTGCAACGAAAAATGCCATCTACCATGACGCTGCGTTCACCCTCGCAAAGAACGCCATAGAAGCGACAGTCCCTACAGCACTCATGGGTGAAATCGACGCAATTATTTGCGTAACAAGCACCGGTATTCAAACCCCATCTCTAGACGTACGCTTGATCAACGAGCTACCGCTTCACTTCCAGATCCAGCGTATGCCACTTTGGGGCCTCGGATGCGCTGGAGGAGCCATTGGTATGAGCCGAGCCTATGATTATTGCAAAGCTCATCCACATGCCAAAGTGCTCCTCGTCACAGTCGAATGCTGTAGCACCACCTACACCCCTCAAGACCTCACTAAAAGTAATCTCATCGGCACCTGCCTCTTCGGCGATGGAGCCGCGTGCGCCGTCCTTGGGGGAGATTTGGCCGACTGGTCCAAATGGGAGCTCCCAACTTCAACCCCTACTATTTTAAAAACCGCATCCTTCCTCCTTCCAGAATCAGAGGACGTGATGGGATGGGGAGTAGAGGAAGACGGGCTGCGAGTGATCTTCTCCAAGGACATACCTGGCATTGTCCAAAGCTTTATGCCAGGCGTTTTGCACGCGTTTGGGTATTCGTTTGATCATTTAGTCGCTCATCCTGGAGGGAGAAAGGTGTTAGACGCCTTTGAAGAAGCGCTGCAGGTAACACCCGAGCAAACAAAGCCAGCTAGAGAGGTCCTAAAGCGCCACGGAAACATGTCGTCCCCAACCGTACTATTTGTACTAAAAGAATTACTTGAATCAAAAGGAAGTGGCCTTATGGTTGCAATGGGACCAGGATTTTGTGCGGAAATACTTGCATTAGAGTGGAGGGAG